A single region of the Silene latifolia isolate original U9 population chromosome 8, ASM4854445v1, whole genome shotgun sequence genome encodes:
- the LOC141597203 gene encoding WAT1-related protein At4g30420-like isoform X1, with amino-acid sequence MGGMTEKAPAIALVSLQFVAAAMTLLNRAGLVQGMNPRVFIFYRQAIATLVISPFAYFLRDKSSQSCMGVRTFLLIFVTAFIGVAMNQTAYFEGLFLASSSIASAMVNLVPAITFLIAATLGLEQVNIKKLSSIAKIGGTVLCVGGAASMALLRGPKLLNVQFPSANSLVLHSLDHDTFLLGCLFLFASSCCWSLWLILQVPMTASYPNHLSLSAWMCFLSTIQSGFIAFYFERDDPSAWDLSSSLQLTCCFFSGIIGSGVQFFVQSWCISRRGPLFSAMFNPLCTVITTVYACVFLHEQLYIGSLVGGVTVIIGLYVVLWGKGKEMKPTTLGTSETEDNCIKTIDQEKICCPIDLEQPLLSDNSILVHTNED; translated from the exons ATGGGAGGGATGACGGAAAAGGCACCGGCAATTGCATTGGTATCGTTGCAATTTGTTGCCGCAGCTATGACACTATTGAATAGGGCTGGACTAGTACAAGGCATGAATCCTAGAGTGTTCATTTTTTATAGACAAGCAATTGCTACTTTGGTCATTTCCCCTTTTGCCTATTTCTTAAG GGATAAATCAAGTCAGTCTTGCATGGGAGTGAGGACCTTTCTATTGATCTTTGTCACGGCTTTTATCGG GGTGGCGATGAATCAAACGGCTTACTTCGAGGGACTATTCTTGGCTTCATCCTCAATAGCAAGCGCAATGGTTAATTTGGTCCCTGCAATTACCTTCTTGATTGCTGCAACCTTGGG GCTAGAGCAAGTGAATATAAAGAAGTTGAGTAGCATAGCCAAGATAGGGGGAACAGTGCTTTGTGTAGGTGGAGCAGCTTCAATGGCCTTACTACGAGGCCCGAAGCTACTCAATGTCCAATTTCCATCGGCCAACTCTCTTGTGCTTCATTCTTTGGACCATGATACTTTTTTGTTGGGTTGTCTCTTTCTCTTTGCTAGTAGCTGTTGTTGGTCACTATGGCTCATTTTGCAG GTACCGATGACAGCAAGTTATCCAAATCACTTATCGTTATCAGCTTGGATGTGTTTCTTGTCAACGATTCAATCTGGGTTTATCGCATTTTATTTCGAGCGAGACGATCCCAGTGCTTGGGATTTGAGTTCTAGTCTACAGCTCACTTGTTGCTTCTTTTCG GGAATAATTGGTTCGGGAGTCCAATTCTTTGTACAATCATGGTGCATATCACGCAGGGGCCCACTCTTTTCTGCCATGTTCAATCCTTTGTGCACAGTTATTACTACCGTCTACGCTTGTGTATTTCTGCATGAACAACTTTATATTGGAAG TTTGGTAGGTGGTGTAACAGTAATAATTGGACTATACGTTGTGTTATGGGGAAAAGGTAAAGAGATGAAGCCAACAACATTAGGGACAAGTGAAACTGAAGATAATTGTATCAAAACAATTGATCAAGAGAAAATTTGTTGTCCAATTGATTTGGAACAGCCACTTTTATCTGATAATTCTATACTTGTGCATACTAATGAGGATTAG
- the LOC141597203 gene encoding WAT1-related protein At4g30420-like isoform X2 — protein MGGMTEKAPAIALVSLQFVAAAMTLLNRAGLVQGMNPRVFIFYRQAIATLVISPFAYFLRDKSSQSCMGVRTFLLIFVTAFIGVAMNQTAYFEGLFLASSSIASAMVNLVPAITFLIAATLGLEQVNIKKLSSIAKIGGTVLCVGGAASMALLRGPKLLNVQFPSANSLVLHSLDHDTFLLGCLFLFASSCCWSLWLILQVPMTASYPNHLSLSAWMCFLSTIQSGFIAFYFERDDPSAWDLSSSLQLTCCFFSGIIGSGVQFFVQSWCISRRGPLFSAMFNPLCTVITTVYACVFLHEQLYIGSGIYKNNRTNKDDK, from the exons ATGGGAGGGATGACGGAAAAGGCACCGGCAATTGCATTGGTATCGTTGCAATTTGTTGCCGCAGCTATGACACTATTGAATAGGGCTGGACTAGTACAAGGCATGAATCCTAGAGTGTTCATTTTTTATAGACAAGCAATTGCTACTTTGGTCATTTCCCCTTTTGCCTATTTCTTAAG GGATAAATCAAGTCAGTCTTGCATGGGAGTGAGGACCTTTCTATTGATCTTTGTCACGGCTTTTATCGG GGTGGCGATGAATCAAACGGCTTACTTCGAGGGACTATTCTTGGCTTCATCCTCAATAGCAAGCGCAATGGTTAATTTGGTCCCTGCAATTACCTTCTTGATTGCTGCAACCTTGGG GCTAGAGCAAGTGAATATAAAGAAGTTGAGTAGCATAGCCAAGATAGGGGGAACAGTGCTTTGTGTAGGTGGAGCAGCTTCAATGGCCTTACTACGAGGCCCGAAGCTACTCAATGTCCAATTTCCATCGGCCAACTCTCTTGTGCTTCATTCTTTGGACCATGATACTTTTTTGTTGGGTTGTCTCTTTCTCTTTGCTAGTAGCTGTTGTTGGTCACTATGGCTCATTTTGCAG GTACCGATGACAGCAAGTTATCCAAATCACTTATCGTTATCAGCTTGGATGTGTTTCTTGTCAACGATTCAATCTGGGTTTATCGCATTTTATTTCGAGCGAGACGATCCCAGTGCTTGGGATTTGAGTTCTAGTCTACAGCTCACTTGTTGCTTCTTTTCG GGAATAATTGGTTCGGGAGTCCAATTCTTTGTACAATCATGGTGCATATCACGCAGGGGCCCACTCTTTTCTGCCATGTTCAATCCTTTGTGCACAGTTATTACTACCGTCTACGCTTGTGTATTTCTGCATGAACAACTTTATATTGGAAG TGGTATTTACAAAAATAATAGAACAAACAAGGACGATAAATAG